The Oculatellaceae cyanobacterium genome contains a region encoding:
- a CDS encoding DUF2079 domain-containing protein, translated as MLSFLIDKFPKQLKLYPVAGITALAALILFVCSSVKHALFKSTAFDLGWFDQATYLISQGQPPIVSFSGFHILGDHAAWIFYPLSLLYKIYPDVHWLFAVQAIALSLGTLPTWLLARQAGLKEPQSIAMAVVYLLYPLLFNVNLFDFHPDVIALPALLAAILAAKLGKTKWFCLSIILILGCKAVLSLTVAAMGFWLLIFEKKRFCGAIALFAGIAWFIIATKLIIPYFSGHEAAAVGRYAFLGNSVFEIAQNLLLKPGIVLEKVFTLPNLEYICLLLLPVIWGLSPQHLTPLIGAIPTLLLNILTDYQLQKDLLHQYSLPALPFLLLAVISTLSAGRGWLRNKRGIILWSLVAFLALAKFGDFSSRYLESVDTLPATREAISKIDTKGSVLTSAEIAPHVTHRPIVQLAIHGLNFKLTEFEYVLLNMRHPGWESDPQLVSNLVEQLKNAKEFKLTYQRDDVYLFTKKS; from the coding sequence ATGCTTAGTTTTTTGATAGATAAATTTCCTAAACAACTTAAGCTATATCCTGTAGCTGGTATAACCGCTCTTGCTGCTTTAATTTTATTTGTGTGTAGCAGTGTTAAACACGCCCTTTTTAAATCAACGGCTTTCGATTTGGGATGGTTTGATCAAGCTACTTACTTAATTAGCCAAGGACAACCACCCATCGTTTCTTTTTCAGGATTTCATATCCTTGGTGACCACGCAGCCTGGATTTTCTATCCCCTTAGCTTACTTTATAAAATTTACCCTGATGTCCACTGGCTATTTGCAGTACAAGCAATAGCTTTATCTTTGGGAACATTACCTACTTGGCTTTTAGCGCGTCAAGCTGGATTAAAAGAACCCCAATCTATAGCAATGGCAGTAGTATACCTGCTGTATCCATTGCTGTTTAATGTTAATTTATTTGATTTCCACCCAGATGTTATAGCTTTACCTGCTTTGTTAGCAGCGATTTTAGCTGCCAAGCTAGGTAAAACAAAGTGGTTTTGTTTAAGTATTATCTTAATTTTGGGTTGTAAGGCAGTTTTGTCCCTGACTGTAGCAGCAATGGGTTTTTGGCTACTGATATTTGAAAAAAAGCGTTTTTGTGGTGCGATCGCTTTATTTGCTGGTATTGCTTGGTTTATTATTGCTACTAAATTAATTATTCCATATTTTAGCGGTCATGAAGCAGCCGCAGTAGGACGTTATGCCTTTTTAGGTAACTCTGTATTTGAAATTGCTCAAAATCTCTTACTCAAACCAGGCATTGTCTTAGAAAAAGTCTTTACCTTGCCTAACTTAGAATATATTTGCTTGTTATTATTGCCTGTTATTTGGGGTCTTTCGCCACAACACCTCACCCCTTTAATAGGCGCTATCCCTACTTTATTATTAAACATTCTCACGGATTATCAACTTCAAAAAGATCTGCTTCATCAGTACTCTTTACCCGCCCTACCTTTCTTGCTATTAGCAGTCATTTCAACCTTATCTGCTGGTAGAGGTTGGTTGCGAAACAAACGCGGAATCATCCTGTGGTCTTTAGTAGCTTTCTTAGCTTTAGCTAAGTTTGGTGATTTTAGTTCTAGATATTTAGAATCAGTAGATACATTACCAGCTACCCGTGAAGCTATTTCTAAAATTGATACTAAAGGAAGTGTCTTAACCTCTGCTGAAATTGCTCCCCATGTAACTCATCGTCCTATTGTCCAACTCGCTATTCATGGTTTAAATTTTAAGTTAACCGAATTTGAGTATGTATTACTAAATATGCGTCATCCAGGTTGGGAAAGCGATCCACAATTAGTCAGCAACTTAGTGGAACAATTAAAAAATGCTAAAGAGTTTAAATTAACCTATCAACGTGATGATGTTTATTTGTTTACCAAAAAGTCTTAA
- a CDS encoding acetoacetate decarboxylase family protein, translating into MSYPQAPWTLCGYAIQTLQLIDVDKTRPFIPPEFEIVSIFPGKTLGGVYVSSYGLGSVLQYNELIVAAGFVSYAGKIGAWISHIYVDNPDSVAGGREIWGLPKELADFTWENNQHNSQVAIAQGNRQLCSLSYNKPSLKIPVPFKGSVFSKLGGNILMFDGELSSQIGLTSSKVNVPAESPFYSLNLTQPWLTTYCDDLRFVAGVPEVVGEKAVEFSYS; encoded by the coding sequence ATGTCATATCCACAAGCGCCTTGGACACTCTGCGGTTACGCTATTCAAACATTACAGTTGATTGATGTTGATAAAACTCGTCCTTTCATCCCTCCAGAGTTTGAAATTGTCTCGATTTTTCCTGGTAAAACATTAGGAGGTGTTTATGTATCTTCTTACGGTTTAGGCTCAGTACTACAATACAACGAGCTAATTGTCGCTGCTGGATTTGTCAGCTATGCAGGCAAAATTGGAGCATGGATTTCTCATATATATGTAGATAATCCTGATTCTGTAGCTGGTGGGAGAGAAATTTGGGGATTGCCCAAAGAATTAGCTGATTTTACCTGGGAAAATAACCAGCATAATTCTCAAGTGGCGATCGCTCAAGGCAACAGACAATTATGTAGTCTTTCTTACAATAAACCAAGTCTTAAAATCCCAGTACCTTTTAAAGGTTCTGTTTTCAGTAAGCTTGGCGGTAATATTCTCATGTTTGACGGTGAATTATCATCTCAAATAGGACTGACGAGTAGTAAAGTAAATGTTCCCGCAGAAAGTCCTTTTTATAGCTTAAATTTAACTCAACCTTGGTTAACAACTTACTGCGATGATTTGCGTTTTGTCGCAGGTGTACCAGAAGTTGTAGGAGAAAAAGCAGTGGAATTTAGCTATAGCTAA
- a CDS encoding proline--tRNA ligase, giving the protein MRLSQILFVTLREDPAEAEIPSHKLLIRAGYIRRIGSGLYAYLPFMWRVLQKVSQIVREELNAIGAQESLFPQLQPADLWRESGRWDTYTQAEGIMFSLIDRQERELGLGPTHEEVFTAVAREMIRSYRQLPINLYQIQTKFRDEIRPRFGLLRGREFIMKDAYSFHADEESLKKTYQDMYQAYSNIISRSGLAFRAVDADSGAIGGSGSNEFMILAEAGEDEVLYTEDGQYAANVEKAVSLPTDAELSQFTSYEKRETPGTETIEKLCKFFKCSPTQLVKNVLYQAVYENGTTVLVIVSIRGDQDVNEVKLQNELVKIAPQFGAKTAIALQVPDVEAQEKWAAKPLPLGYIAPDISNEYIQADKQVHAKFIRFVDQTAVELKNFVTGANESNHHVVGANWGEQFQLSQVVDIRKAKVGDRAIHNPQQTLQSARGIEVGHIFQLGDKYSKAMGATYTNEQGEEVPLVMGCYGIGVSRLAQSAVEQSYDKDGIIWPVAIAPYHVIIAVPNVGDAQQMEVAEKLYHQLNQAGIETLLDDRNERAGVKFKDADLIGIPYRIVTGRSLQSGKVEVVERATRKSQEIPIDEVVSTIKQWIETALTVNSKQ; this is encoded by the coding sequence ATGCGGCTATCTCAAATATTATTCGTCACACTACGGGAAGATCCTGCGGAAGCAGAAATTCCTAGCCATAAATTACTGATCCGCGCAGGTTATATCCGTCGCATCGGAAGCGGTCTCTACGCCTATTTACCTTTTATGTGGCGGGTACTGCAAAAAGTTTCCCAAATTGTGCGGGAAGAATTAAACGCTATTGGCGCACAAGAATCTTTATTTCCACAACTACAACCTGCTGATTTGTGGCGAGAATCCGGTCGTTGGGATACTTACACCCAAGCCGAGGGAATTATGTTTTCTCTGATAGACCGACAAGAGCGAGAATTAGGGTTAGGGCCAACTCATGAAGAAGTCTTCACGGCTGTAGCGCGTGAAATGATTCGCTCTTATCGCCAATTACCGATAAACCTTTACCAAATTCAAACTAAATTTCGTGATGAAATTCGCCCTCGTTTTGGTTTATTACGCGGACGCGAATTTATTATGAAAGATGCTTACTCCTTCCATGCTGATGAAGAAAGCCTGAAAAAAACTTATCAAGATATGTATCAGGCTTACAGCAATATCATCAGTCGTTCTGGGTTAGCTTTCCGCGCTGTAGATGCTGATTCAGGAGCCATCGGCGGTTCTGGTTCCAATGAATTTATGATATTAGCTGAAGCAGGAGAAGATGAGGTTTTATACACTGAAGATGGTCAGTATGCAGCTAATGTAGAAAAGGCTGTTTCTTTACCTACTGATGCCGAATTATCACAGTTTACAAGCTATGAAAAAAGAGAGACACCTGGAACTGAAACAATAGAAAAACTCTGCAAATTTTTTAAGTGTTCTCCTACTCAATTAGTTAAAAATGTGCTATACCAAGCTGTTTATGAAAATGGCACGACAGTGTTGGTAATAGTTAGTATTAGAGGCGATCAAGATGTTAATGAAGTTAAGCTGCAAAATGAGTTAGTTAAAATAGCTCCTCAATTTGGTGCTAAAACTGCGATCGCTCTCCAAGTACCTGACGTAGAAGCACAAGAAAAATGGGCAGCGAAACCTTTACCTTTAGGTTATATTGCACCTGATATTAGCAATGAATATATCCAAGCCGATAAACAAGTTCATGCTAAATTTATCCGATTTGTAGATCAGACTGCTGTTGAATTGAAAAATTTTGTTACTGGCGCTAATGAATCCAACCATCACGTTGTTGGTGCTAACTGGGGCGAACAATTCCAGTTATCACAAGTGGTAGATATACGCAAAGCTAAAGTAGGCGATCGCGCAATCCACAATCCACAACAAACTCTACAAAGTGCGCGTGGTATTGAAGTAGGGCATATCTTCCAATTAGGCGATAAATATTCCAAAGCAATGGGCGCTACTTACACCAACGAACAAGGTGAAGAAGTACCATTAGTTATGGGTTGTTATGGAATTGGTGTCTCAAGATTAGCGCAATCAGCCGTAGAGCAATCTTATGATAAGGATGGCATTATTTGGCCTGTAGCGATCGCACCTTACCATGTAATTATCGCTGTCCCTAATGTGGGAGATGCTCAACAAATGGAAGTAGCTGAAAAACTTTACCATCAGCTAAACCAAGCAGGAATTGAAACATTGCTAGATGACCGTAACGAACGTGCTGGAGTTAAATTTAAAGATGCCGATTTAATCGGTATACCTTATCGAATTGTAACAGGGCGATCGCTCCAATCTGGCAAAGTCGAAGTTGTAGAACGTGCAACCCGCAAATCTCAGGAAATTCCCATTGATGAAGTTGTTTCTACCATTAAGCAGTGGATTGAAACAGCTTTAACCGTAAACAGTAAACAGTAA
- a CDS encoding DUF2993 domain-containing protein: MELISILLSGLLIFISPAGLVIDRAAESAIRSRLQKVEQLEVRVDNTPVHQTLQGKIDRVRIAGRGLWLTKDVRIDTLELETDPLDIDLQRLRQSNPKLLLESLKSPIQSGVHLVLKENDINQTLKSPQVLARLQQVINQSLGSSALLFTRRYEIFNPRVKFLGDQRLSLQVELKQPNSNDQLSVNLETGIGVVAGSRLQLISPTALVNGKPIPPQLVQSLTARFNSKADLRTLEKYGITSRLLKLDVKSDRLDIAAFVKLDKPTTTCI, from the coding sequence ATGGAACTTATAAGTATTTTACTTTCTGGATTACTGATATTTATTTCGCCTGCTGGATTAGTTATTGACCGTGCTGCCGAAAGTGCTATTCGCTCTAGACTACAAAAAGTTGAACAGCTAGAAGTCCGTGTTGATAACACTCCTGTTCATCAAACCTTACAAGGAAAAATAGATCGGGTAAGGATAGCAGGTAGAGGCTTATGGCTAACCAAAGATGTCCGAATAGATACCCTAGAATTAGAAACTGACCCTCTTGATATTGATTTACAGCGCCTCAGACAAAGTAATCCCAAACTATTATTAGAATCTTTAAAATCACCAATACAGTCAGGAGTACATTTAGTTTTAAAAGAAAATGATATCAACCAAACGCTGAAATCACCACAAGTTTTAGCTCGCTTACAACAGGTAATAAATCAGTCGCTAGGTAGTTCCGCCCTTTTGTTTACTAGACGTTATGAAATTTTCAATCCCCGCGTCAAGTTCTTAGGCGATCAGCGATTAAGCTTGCAAGTAGAATTAAAACAACCAAATAGTAATGATCAACTATCCGTTAATTTAGAAACAGGGATAGGTGTAGTAGCGGGTAGTCGCCTACAGTTAATTTCACCAACTGCGCTTGTAAACGGCAAACCTATACCGCCTCAGCTAGTTCAATCTCTTACAGCCAGATTTAACAGTAAAGCTGATCTCCGTACATTGGAAAAATACGGTATTACTTCTCGACTTTTAAAATTAGACGTAAAGAGCGATCGCTTAGATATAGCCGCTTTTGTAAAATTAGACAAACCTACAACCACCTGTATCTGA
- a CDS encoding GerMN domain-containing protein: MQEQQSVRRLHLGVIAGLSAVVLASGGGTAWWVWHSAQSPTPTPNPVTSPLPPSTQRVQNPVDKTAEVYWLKNQGNHIAVVPKSLDLPNSNNQKAVLEQAFATLLAGSTDPTVTTTIPEGTKLRSLEVRNDGVHINLSEEFIKGGGSASMTGRVAQILYSATSLNPDAQVWIDVEGEKLEVLGGEGLELDQPITRKSFEENFDL, encoded by the coding sequence ATGCAAGAACAACAATCAGTACGTCGCCTTCATTTAGGTGTCATTGCAGGTTTATCCGCAGTAGTATTAGCTTCTGGAGGTGGGACAGCTTGGTGGGTATGGCACTCCGCTCAATCTCCAACGCCAACGCCTAATCCTGTTACATCCCCATTACCCCCTTCTACTCAGAGGGTACAAAATCCGGTTGACAAGACGGCTGAAGTCTACTGGCTGAAGAATCAGGGGAATCATATTGCCGTTGTACCTAAATCCCTCGATTTACCAAATTCTAATAACCAAAAAGCTGTTTTAGAGCAAGCCTTCGCTACCCTGTTAGCAGGGTCAACAGATCCGACAGTCACGACAACCATCCCGGAAGGTACAAAGCTGCGGAGTTTAGAGGTTCGCAACGATGGTGTGCATATTAACCTCTCAGAAGAATTTATTAAAGGCGGTGGTAGTGCATCAATGACAGGTCGAGTCGCGCAAATTCTTTACAGCGCAACCAGCTTGAATCCAGACGCTCAGGTGTGGATTGATGTAGAGGGTGAAAAGCTAGAAGTTTTAGGTGGCGAAGGCTTAGAACTCGATCAGCCTATAACTCGCAAAAGCTTTGAAGAAAACTTTGATCTTTAG
- a CDS encoding metalloregulator ArsR/SmtB family transcription factor, translating to MQTASPVTQEVVQQVAEYFSILSEPMRLRILNLLRDHEKCVQELVEATETSQANVSKHLKVMLQAGILSRRSEGTSAYYKVEDVLIFDLCNLVCDRLATRIEEQARHFRDFSLANKH from the coding sequence ATGCAAACAGCCAGCCCTGTAACACAAGAAGTCGTCCAACAAGTCGCAGAATACTTCAGTATCTTAAGTGAGCCGATGCGACTGCGAATCTTGAACTTGTTGCGAGACCACGAGAAATGTGTACAAGAGTTAGTTGAGGCAACAGAAACCAGCCAAGCAAATGTGTCTAAGCACCTAAAAGTGATGTTGCAAGCTGGTATTCTCAGCCGTCGCAGTGAGGGGACATCTGCCTACTACAAAGTGGAAGATGTCCTAATTTTTGATTTGTGTAATTTAGTTTGCGATCGCCTAGCGACTAGGATTGAGGAGCAAGCGCGTCACTTCCGCGATTTTAGTTTAGCCAACAAGCACTAA
- the accB gene encoding acetyl-CoA carboxylase biotin carboxyl carrier protein, with product MAIDFNQLRELLAAIAGTDIAELTLKSDDFELTVRKGISVMPITDQTVVNTAGMIAPTPPVMPTAPTSIQQSPATSAATPTSPPIDHKWVEVKSPMVGTFYRSPAPDEPAFVEVSDRIRSDQTVCIIEAMKLMNEIEAEVSGQVMEILVKNGEPVEYGQALMLINPD from the coding sequence ATGGCAATAGACTTTAATCAACTGCGTGAATTGTTGGCAGCGATCGCTGGTACTGACATTGCGGAGTTGACTTTAAAAAGTGATGATTTTGAACTGACTGTGCGTAAGGGCATTTCGGTGATGCCAATTACTGATCAAACAGTGGTAAATACTGCTGGAATGATTGCCCCAACTCCTCCGGTAATGCCGACTGCGCCTACTTCTATTCAACAATCCCCAGCTACAAGTGCAGCTACACCGACATCGCCACCAATTGATCACAAATGGGTAGAGGTTAAATCACCGATGGTGGGAACGTTTTACCGCTCACCTGCTCCCGACGAACCTGCTTTTGTGGAAGTGAGCGATCGCATTCGCTCTGATCAAACTGTCTGTATTATCGAAGCCATGAAACTTATGAATGAAATTGAAGCTGAGGTATCTGGACAAGTAATGGAAATTTTGGTAAAGAACGGTGAACCAGTGGAATATGGTCAAGCCTTAATGCTAATTAATCCAGATTAA
- the efp gene encoding elongation factor P, which produces MISSNDFRPGVSIEWNGGVWRVVEFLHVKPGKGSAFVRTKLKNVQTGSVVEQTFRAGETLPQANLEKSTMQHTYKDGDQFVFMDMETYEEANLTPAQIGDRMKYLKEGMEVNVLRWGEQVMEVELPNTVVLEVTQTDPGVKGDTATGGNKPAIVETGAQVMVPLFISIGERIKIDTRNDTYIGRE; this is translated from the coding sequence ATGATTTCTAGTAACGACTTTCGCCCAGGTGTTTCCATTGAATGGAATGGAGGAGTATGGCGGGTAGTGGAATTTCTCCACGTTAAGCCAGGTAAAGGATCAGCTTTTGTACGGACAAAGCTGAAGAATGTGCAAACAGGTAGTGTCGTTGAACAGACGTTTAGGGCTGGGGAAACGCTTCCTCAAGCTAATCTAGAAAAAAGTACGATGCAGCATACCTATAAAGACGGCGATCAATTTGTCTTTATGGATATGGAAACTTATGAAGAAGCTAACCTGACTCCTGCTCAAATTGGCGATCGCATGAAGTACCTAAAAGAAGGTATGGAGGTTAACGTTCTTCGTTGGGGTGAGCAGGTAATGGAAGTAGAACTCCCTAACACTGTGGTTCTGGAAGTAACTCAAACCGATCCAGGTGTAAAAGGAGATACTGCTACTGGCGGTAACAAGCCAGCTATCGTGGAAACAGGCGCTCAAGTGATGGTTCCGTTATTTATTTCTATTGGTGAGCGCATCAAAATTGATACTCGCAACGATACTTATATAGGTCGAGAGTAA
- a CDS encoding peptidylprolyl isomerase codes for MLDLNRSLVNLCKRFAQTSILALLLVALSLGTSAAAWNPDKFNSGLPVGNAITDGKAILRYALPIDNKEVREVQANLEDIANHLRGKRWSPINSDISKASVILRDRPEKLLKSVSDDNKPAAEALIAQLNQDIAKLRDAVETKDKENIWTERAKVLDGVGQLEELMIEGFPYEVPSEYSNLPQLKGRATVEMATDKGTVTVVVDGYSAPVTAGNFVDLVQRGFYNNLEFTRSEESYVLQAGDPPGADAGFIDPKTGNYRAIPLEILVRGDSAPTYGITLEEAGRYRDQPVLPFSAYGAVAMARPEPEPNGGSSQFFFFLFDSELTPAGRNLLDGRYTVFGYLVDGKEVLKELKAGDKIQSAKVIQGIDNLVEPQAA; via the coding sequence ATGCTTGATTTAAACCGTTCTTTAGTTAATTTGTGCAAACGCTTTGCTCAAACTAGCATTTTAGCTTTACTGCTAGTAGCTCTCTCTTTAGGTACTAGCGCCGCTGCCTGGAATCCAGACAAGTTCAACAGTGGATTACCCGTTGGCAATGCGATTACAGATGGCAAAGCAATTTTACGTTACGCGCTACCCATAGATAACAAAGAAGTGCGGGAGGTTCAAGCTAATTTAGAAGATATTGCCAACCACCTGCGAGGTAAGCGGTGGAGTCCAATCAATAGTGATATCAGCAAAGCTTCCGTCATTTTGCGCGATCGCCCTGAGAAATTGCTAAAAAGCGTCTCAGATGACAATAAACCTGCGGCAGAAGCATTAATTGCTCAGTTAAATCAAGATATTGCTAAACTCAGAGACGCAGTTGAAACCAAAGATAAGGAAAACATTTGGACTGAGCGTGCCAAAGTTTTAGACGGCGTTGGTCAACTAGAAGAACTAATGATAGAAGGATTTCCCTATGAAGTGCCTTCTGAATATAGCAATTTACCTCAACTTAAAGGTCGTGCCACAGTAGAAATGGCAACTGACAAAGGCACTGTTACTGTAGTAGTTGATGGCTACAGCGCCCCAGTTACCGCAGGCAACTTTGTAGATTTAGTACAACGAGGTTTTTACAACAATTTAGAATTTACGCGCTCTGAAGAATCTTATGTACTACAAGCAGGAGATCCACCAGGAGCAGATGCAGGTTTTATTGATCCAAAAACTGGCAATTACCGTGCTATTCCCTTAGAAATTTTAGTTAGAGGTGACTCAGCACCTACATACGGTATTACCTTAGAAGAGGCTGGTCGTTATCGAGATCAACCAGTACTTCCCTTCTCTGCTTACGGCGCTGTAGCAATGGCTCGTCCTGAACCAGAACCCAATGGCGGCTCCTCTCAATTTTTCTTCTTCTTGTTTGATTCAGAACTTACCCCTGCTGGACGTAACCTGCTTGATGGACGTTACACTGTTTTTGGTTATCTAGTTGATGGTAAAGAAGTCTTGAAAGAGTTGAAAGCAGGCGACAAAATTCAGTCAGCTAAAGTTATCCAAGGAATTGATAATTTAGTTGAGCCACAAGCCGCTTAA
- the thiL gene encoding thiamine-phosphate kinase: MNSESSLLVRDIGEQGLLKKLQPFCIPGMVGDDAAVLETDPKRSLVVTTDVLVDGVHFSDRTTTPTDVGWRAVAANLSDLAAMGASPLGITVGLSIPGNLTVSWVENLYQGMSACLKQYQTGIVGGDICRSEGISIAITAFGQVFPHQIIKRSSAQPGDAIVVTGFHGASRAGLELLLHPEISQQLSDREQSDLIQAHQRPQPRLDVLPILWEIFNSSSAIRVAGMDSSDGLADAIAQICYASSVGAKIDRNLIHLPPALYQLTSAEQAFNWALYGGEDFELVLCLPLGKAQPLVERLGHCAAIIGTITKDLEILLVDPTKVYHQEVLLLSKGFQHF; this comes from the coding sequence TTGAACAGTGAATCGTCCCTATTAGTTCGAGATATCGGCGAACAAGGTCTGTTAAAAAAATTGCAGCCTTTCTGTATACCAGGCATGGTAGGAGATGACGCAGCAGTATTAGAAACTGATCCAAAGCGATCGCTTGTAGTCACAACCGACGTGCTAGTGGATGGCGTACATTTTAGCGATCGCACTACTACACCAACAGACGTAGGTTGGCGTGCCGTTGCCGCAAATTTATCAGATTTAGCTGCAATGGGAGCATCACCTCTCGGAATCACCGTTGGTTTAAGCATTCCAGGCAATTTAACAGTTAGTTGGGTAGAAAACCTCTACCAAGGAATGAGTGCCTGTCTCAAACAGTATCAAACAGGGATCGTCGGCGGTGATATCTGCCGCTCAGAAGGCATCAGCATCGCCATTACAGCCTTTGGTCAGGTATTTCCTCATCAGATTATTAAACGCTCATCTGCCCAACCAGGAGATGCCATTGTTGTCACTGGCTTTCATGGTGCATCACGTGCAGGCTTAGAATTACTCTTGCATCCAGAGATTAGTCAGCAATTGAGCGATCGCGAACAATCAGATCTCATCCAAGCTCACCAACGTCCTCAACCACGCCTAGATGTATTACCTATCCTCTGGGAAATTTTCAATTCTTCATCAGCAATTAGGGTAGCTGGTATGGATAGTAGTGATGGGTTAGCTGATGCGATCGCCCAAATTTGCTACGCCAGTAGCGTTGGTGCCAAAATTGATCGCAATTTAATTCATCTTCCCCCTGCCCTTTATCAACTAACATCAGCAGAACAAGCATTTAACTGGGCATTGTATGGTGGAGAAGACTTTGAACTGGTGCTGTGTTTACCATTAGGAAAAGCCCAGCCGTTAGTAGAACGACTGGGCCATTGTGCAGCTATTATCGGAACTATCACAAAAGATTTAGAAATTTTATTGGTAGATCCGACTAAAGTTTATCACCAGGAAGTCCTTTTACTTAGTAAGGGGTTTCAGCATTTTTAA
- a CDS encoding type I glyceraldehyde-3-phosphate dehydrogenase has product MIRVAINGFGRIGRNFMRCWLGRENSSIEIVGVNDTSDPRTNAHLLKYDTMLGKLNADISADDNSITVNGKTVKCVSDRNPENLPWKDWEIDLIIESTGVFTSREGATKHLNAGAKKVLITAPGKNDDGTFVVGVNDHGYDHDKHVIISNASCTTNCLAPIAKVIHEKFGIIKGTMTTTHSYTGDQRLLDASHRDLRRARAAAMNIVPTSTGAAKAVSLVLPELKGKLNGIALRVPTPNVSVVDLVVIVEKRTFAEEVNQVLREAAEGQLKGVLEYNDLPLVSSDHRGTDASSIVDASLTMVMDGDMVKVVAWYDNEWGYSQRVVDLAETVGRKWVA; this is encoded by the coding sequence GTGATTAGAGTCGCAATTAACGGTTTTGGACGCATCGGACGTAACTTCATGCGATGCTGGTTGGGTCGAGAAAATAGCAGTATTGAGATTGTTGGTGTTAATGATACCTCTGACCCAAGAACCAACGCACACTTGCTGAAATACGACACAATGCTGGGTAAGCTTAATGCTGATATCAGTGCTGATGACAATTCCATTACTGTAAACGGCAAGACGGTAAAATGCGTATCCGATCGCAACCCAGAAAACTTGCCCTGGAAAGATTGGGAAATTGACCTAATTATCGAATCGACTGGTGTTTTTACCAGCCGTGAAGGGGCAACAAAGCATTTAAACGCTGGAGCTAAAAAAGTTTTAATTACCGCTCCAGGTAAGAATGATGACGGTACTTTTGTGGTAGGTGTCAACGATCATGGCTATGACCACGATAAGCACGTGATCATTAGTAATGCTAGTTGTACTACCAACTGTCTAGCCCCTATTGCCAAAGTTATTCATGAGAAATTTGGCATTATTAAGGGTACGATGACCACAACCCACAGCTACACTGGAGACCAGCGTCTATTAGATGCTTCTCACAGAGATTTGCGTCGGGCAAGGGCAGCAGCTATGAACATTGTTCCTACTTCTACAGGTGCTGCTAAGGCTGTATCTCTGGTACTGCCAGAGCTAAAGGGTAAGTTGAATGGGATTGCTTTACGGGTACCAACTCCTAACGTTTCTGTGGTGGATTTGGTAGTTATTGTTGAAAAAAGAACTTTTGCTGAGGAAGTTAACCAAGTATTACGAGAAGCTGCCGAAGGTCAGCTAAAGGGTGTCTTGGAATACAACGATCTACCACTCGTATCATCCGATCATCGCGGTACTGACGCTTCTTCGATTGTAGATGCGAGTCTGACGATGGTTATGGATGGCGACATGGTGAAGGTTGTGGCTTGGTATGACAACGAGTGGGGCTATAGCCAACGGGTTGTAGATCTGGCAGAAACAGTTGGTCGGAAATGGGTTGCATAA